The sequence GGAACGTGGTAACGGCTACATAAATACCGGGCAGGGTTGTGGCAACAAAAAAACCAATGATTCGGAATATGCGGGTAAGGCTTGCAAAAATCGGCCGGTTATAATAATCATCAGGGGATTGGAAAAACTGGGCAAAAATGCTAGGAACCAGAAGGGCAAAAGGAGCCCCTTCGGCGAATACGGCGATGCGCCCTTCCAGGATGTTTGCAACAGTTCTATCGGTTCTTTCCGTATACATAATCTGGGGGAACGGAGACATAGGGCTCTCTTCAAAGAATTCTTCGAGATAGGAAACATTGAGAATCCCGTCGGTTTTTATTGACGAAAGCCGTTTGCGCAGGATTTCCAGGACTCCTTTATTAACAAGGGATTCCAGGTACATAATAACCACTTCTGTTTTGGTCTTTTCTCCGATAATAAAGGTTTCTGTTTTAAGATCGGTCGATTTTATTATCCTGCGGATAAGGGCCGTATTAGTTCTAAGGGTTTCTACAAAGCCCTGCCTGGGACCGCGGAGCACCCTTTCATTTTCAGGTTCCTGTAAACTGCGGCTTTTCCACCCCTTTGTATTAAAAACAAAGGATACCGCCATTCCGTCTACAAAAAATCCTGTTTCTCCAGAAAGGATTTTGTTGACTGCCGCATCTAAATTCCGTTCTTCAGTCATTTCTGTCACTGCAACGATATTCTCCAGGGAATCAAGGGTTAGTTTCCCGTAAGTGAGGTCTTGTTCTTTCAGCAGTGGGTTAAGGATATCCTGGTTTAAGATACGGCGGTCCGAAAGCCCGTCTATATAAACCAGCAGCCCTTTCAACTGCCGGTTTTTGCCGAAACGGAAGGGTCTAAAAACTATATCACAAAAACCGCTGAAACTCTGCCGGAGGAATGCCTCGTTTTCCTTAATATCGGCAGAAACGGGTTTTTCAGCAGCAGAACTCTGGGATTTTAGGCCCTCTGATAAGGGTCTTAAAAATATGCGGTTTTTGATAAGCCGGATCAATTTCCTAAAACGCATAGGTTCACCATCTATCGTGAAAAGCATTATTTAAATTTAGTATTTATCCAAATTAAATTTTAATTCAAGAAAAACAGCAGGAATATAAAAATAATTTAAGCTGCCCTTATTTCAAAAAGGCAGCTTTTTGTATCTATTTAGTATATTTGTCTGCCACTTTCGTAGCACCTGAGGCCTCGGGTTTAATCTTAACCCGGTAACCGCTTCCTATAACCCAGCCTACCACTTCCCTTATCAGTTCCCTTGTATTCCCGTTTTCCCCTATGTCTACATGAACCTCCAGGTCCAGGTCCCTATACTCGGTTTTATCCAGTTTAGATTTGATTATATCAACGACCTCCAGAGAAAGGGAAGTCTCGGTAAAAATCTTCTGTCGGAGGTTTTTTATCTTCCGCTGGTAGGTTCTCCTGTAATAGTACCTGGCCCCTTTACCTACCCGATGTATAATAATGGCAGTAACAAAGCATATATCGTCCTTAACATGGGAATCCGTACCTATAATCAATTTATAGGAGTATTCCGGCTCTTCTTCTATATAGGAAATTATGTTCTCGAATACCTGGTCTAGAGTCATCCGACCGGTGCTGGGATTTATAAAGTACATCCGTGTCCCATCTCCTTTAACAGCCGAAGGATGGACTATACATCCTTATTAATTAAAGTATAATCCACCTTAAAACAATTGGCAACCCTTTATCCCATTACTTATTCTGGCAAACTCTTCTATTGAAAGGGTTTCACCCCTTCTTGCAGGGTTTATCCCTGTTGATAGAAGAAATGATTCGAGCCGATTTTTTTTCCCAATTATACTTGAATCCTTAGATAAGGCATTGAGAAGGGTTTTCCTCCTGTATTTAAATACCGTCTTTATTATATCAAAGAAGAGTTCCGGGTCTGTTACTTCCACAGGAGGGGTTTGGCGCATTTTCAGCCGGATTATAGCCGAATCTACTCCGGGCTTAGGGAAGAATACATTCCTGGATACCGTTGAAATGATTTCACAGTGGCAGTAATAATTGACCGCTACCGTCAAAGCCCCATAGGCCTTGGTGCCGGGAGAAGCGGTCAACCGTTCTGCCACCTCCTTCTGAAGGGTAAATACCATCAGTTGTAGGTTTAACCCCTCTTCAAGCAGGGTCATAATTATAGGGGTTGTTATATAATACGGGAGATTGGCTATAACCTTAAAAGGCTTACCTCCGAAATATATTTTCTCCAGTTCCCGTAAATTCAATTTTAAAATATCTCCGTTGATAATCTGAATATTTTCTCTTCCTTTTAGGTTTTCTTCTAAAATGGGAATTAGGTCCTTGTCGATCTCAACGGCTACAACCTTCTCTGCCCTGGAGGAAATTTCACGGGTTAGGGTTCCTATACCTGCCCCTATTTCCAGAACCCTGTCCCCGGGAACAAGCATTGCACTGTTTATTATCTTGTTTAAAATATTCTCATCTGCCAGGAAGTTCTGACCCAGGCCCTTTGAAAACCTGAAATTGTATTCCCTTACAATTTTGTTTATTACCCCCGGTGAAGTCAATTTCAAGCTGTCCATATTTCTGCCCCCATTATTTTATTAAAAGAAAAAGGAGTCATAGTTAAAACTCCCTTGAATTAGCAACAGGTTAATCCTGGTCAGCCAGGATATACACCTTAACCTTCCTCCTGCCGTAGCGCATGGCTTCTTCGTAAGTGTCATGATAAAGGTCAATCCTGTATCCTTTTATTGCACTGCCGGTATCGGCAGCAATGGCAAATCCGTAGCCTTCCACATAGAGTCTTGTTCCCAGAGGAATAACCTTAGGGTCTACTGCAACTACACCTCTCCTAACCTTCATCCCGGTATATGTGATACCATATTCGGGGTGATCGGGGGTTTTGCCTGTAGATTGATAACCGGCATCATAGGCGGTTGCAATCATGTTATAAGCCTTTGTAAATCTGACCCTTTCACCGCGGGAAGTTGTAAAGGTATCTATGGTTCCGTATTCGACTATCTTATCCTGATGTTCTTTTATTACATTTTCCGAAATTACTTCCCTTGATACTTCTACGCCGTCTTCATAGGTAACCCTGTATATCACCTCTTTCACACCCTCCCGACCGGGTTGAATAACCCTTGTTATGCCCTTTTCAAGGGAATCATTTTTCTTTTTTATAAGGTGGTAATAGATCCTCTGGTTCTCCGTAACATAATCATAAGTTATCCTTGTTACCTTTATTTCCATGTAAGGGTAGGTAGCGCCGTCTAATGATGGTTCTACCCTGTCTTCAGTGCCTATTTCAATACCTGCTTCACAAAGCACATCTCCCACTGTATTCTTTGTTGTCATTACAGACAGTTCTCCACCATCAACCCTGATTTTGACGGGAAATGCCCTGATAATCTTAATTTCCATCCCTTTTTTCAGGCTCTGGTTAAGTGACGGTACTACCTCGTCCTTCGGGCCAAGGATTATACCTGCATCATGGAGAACCCCCTTTATATCGGATTTAAAGGTTTTGACTTCCCGTACAGTATTGCCGTCCAAGATGGTAACATCCTTCCGGAAAAGCCAACAGATGCCTGCAGCCCCTGCCAAGACTAACAAAACCACAGCTATTAAAACGGAAAATTTCAACCTGCGGCCTGCTTGCCTGGTTTCTGGAATTAAAGGCTTGTCCTCCACTTTTTTGTACCTCCTAAAAACAGAAATTTTTTGGAGTTCTTTATGAGCTGAACATATTTTGGATTTTCCATAATAATATATGATTTTTATGTCAATATTGTTATTCATACTAAGTATACCCAGTACAGCCAAAATTATAACATAAGCCTACTTTACATACGCTCTGACCCTCAGACGGGCCCCTATTTCACCGGCTATCCTCCGGCATCTTTCGATGTCTATCCCGGGTATTTCTACAACAGACAGAATAACATTCGGGACATATTTAGTACATTCCTTTGCAAATTCAATTATCGATTCGAAGGTCTTTTCTCCGTACTTAGGACGGCAGATTTTCTGGTATTTTGCTGCGTTTTCAGCATTTAGGCTTATTGAAATTGTGTCAACCAGACCCTTTAATTTCGGTGGAACATTTACGCCGTGAATAAGATTTGCATGTCCGTTGGTATCTATCCTTACCGGCACACCGAATTTCTTTATATAGCCGGCTACTTCCAGGATCAAATCAAGCCTTATCATAGGTTCTCCATAGCCGCAGAAAACGATTTCCTCATATTCGGTAGGGTCTCCTATTGCATCTATTACTTCCCGGGGAGTAGGTTCTCTATCCAGCCACAAATTATAACCGCCAACCCCCGGCCCCAGGTTTCTTATACAGAAGCTGCAGTCATTTGTACAGCGGTTTGTTATATTGAGATACAGCTTCTTGTCCAATTCATATGCTATCATATTTACCACCTCGATTGTAGTTGCTTAACATAATTATTTTATCATAATTATATAAAAACCGTAATATTTTTTGGTAAGAAAAACAGGCAGAAGGATTATCCCGCTGCCTAATCACTTATATATAGAGGGTTTATCTATCTTATATGCCTAAATTCGTAGATACTCTAAATTTTTCTGAGGCATTTTAATAAGCCTAATGTTTTTCCTTTAATCTTCAAAAACGGTCTGCCCTTCCACTTCCGTCTGGAGGGCCTTGAGAGCTTTTAATACCAGTTTTCTCCTCAACTCCTTCTCATCCTTCGGTGAGAGCTGCGGATTTCCTAAAGGATGCGGAATTGCTACCGCAGGGACTATCCTGTTGGCTCCAACGGTGAGTGAAATGGGCACTATTGTGCAGACATGGACAACCGGAATCCCTGCCCTCTCGATTTCTTTTACCATTGTTGCACCGCAACGAGTACAGGTGCCTCAGGTGGAGGTTAGGATAACTGCCTGAACACCATCCTTAACGAGTTCTTTGGAGAAATCTGCTGCGAATTTCTTTGCATTAGCAACAGAAGTTCCATTCCCAACTGTTGCATAGTAATAGTTGTGCAGGCTTCCTATCATCCCTTCTTCTTCCAGTTCCCTCATTACATCAACGGGAAGAACCCTGTCAGGGTCCTGGTTTGCATAAACGGGGTCATAACCTCCATGAGCCGTTTCAAAGGCATCCGGTGTAAGGTCCTTTACCCCTGTTATATCATATTTGCCGTATTTCGATGCACTGGAAGCCTCTATCTTGTCGGGATTGGTTTTGGGTACTATACCCCCGGAAGTAACAAGAGCCACCTTAGCTTTGCTTATATCCTTTACCGGAGGATTTGGCGGCACCCTGTCGAAGTTCGGCATAGGGTACTCCGTAGCAAAGTGTTCACCCTTCAACTTGGCCACAAGCATATCTACAGCCCTTTTAGAACCGGGAATCTGATGGAAGAAATTCTTCCTTATGCCCCTCGGGATATATCCTTCTTCTTCCGGTGAGCCGATCTCTTTGCCTTTGGCAAGCTTTAATGCCAGTTTGGCCATTACGGGAATGGCTCTCCTCATCCCTGCTGCAGAATCGGAGGTTTCAACAATATATATGTCCTTTTTATACAGCTCCACTCCCGGGTTTTCCGGGAACATCCCCGTTACTGCGGGTATCTTTAATTCTTCGGAGACCTTTTTTGCAACAGTTCCGCATGCCATACCGTACCTTCCTGCATTAAAGGCCGGACCGGCCACTACTATATCAGGATTATACTTCTTTATCAGTTCCAATACTTCCCCGGCGGCAGCTTCAATGTTTTCATTGAAATAGGAATCACCGCATATCACCGTTCCTACTATCTGCCCTTCTCCGCTGAAGGCAGCCTCTAATGCTATACCCGGGCCTACCTTCCCGTCCCGGGCCTCAGGCCTGATACCCGCTTTTTCTTCGCCGCCTATCTGCCCGAAGAATTGATTAAGGTAATGGACAACCTTTATAGTCATGGGTCTTCCCCCCCTTTTTTAATACTTGCTGTACTGTTCCCTGTACTTCTTAACCTCATTGATGATATCATCCACATCCAGGACCATTTCCATCATTGCCACCTGTTCATCATATACATCCGGGTCTATTTCTTCTTTTATTTCAGGTTCAAAGATATGATATACCCTGAGCCCTAACTGGACTCCCGCCAGTGGACCTGCAAAAGACGGATCACCGTTGGTTACCGTTTCCGCTGCCAGGCCTGATGATTCCGCTTCAGCCCCACCTAAAACAACCACTACATTTTCAGGCCCGTACTTTTCAGAAAGCTCCTTTACCCTCTTTTGGTTTTCCAGGTCCATGGCCCCTGCTGCCGTTCAGACGAAACATTCAGTTGTAGTATAGACCGGAACTGCCTCCGTAGTTTTTATGCATTCTTCAATGGCAGGCCCCGGTATACCATCACGGTCACCTATAATAATTACCTTTTTGCCTTTCAGCATAGCTTCACAGCCTCCTTTTCAATAGATTAAAATCCCTTTGCGGTCAAGAGACTGTATCCCAGCTCATTGGTAGAACCCGTTATCGCCTGTATTTCCACGGTGATGCTTCCGTCTTCATTAATACTGCCGCTAAAACCTCCGGCTATAACCTCAACGGCTTCAATATCCCCTATTACCCTGTCCATTTTCGGAAGGGTTACCACTTCGTTTGCATTCCCTACTGTGACCATTGCGTCGGCCCTTGGGTCTGCATCAGCAAGGGACTGGGACATTCCGTCCCTGCCGGCATATTCATCTGCGACAATAACGGTCTTTATGCCTTTATCCTCTATCTTAGTGCAGTTCATGATAAGGTCAGTATCGGGGTTACCGAAGCCCTCTTCGGAAATTATAACACCATCTGCTCCTATCAGCTCTACCAGTTTTGCCGTGTAGTTGGAAGACCTCTGTTTGTCGGCAAGTGTAACGTTTTCATTGGTTATTATAATCCCTATGAAATTAATATCCCTGCCGTGCCTCTCGTAGAGGTCCCTTATTATTGGGTTGTTCAGGTGGTGGAAGGTAGTGTTCTTGTCACAAGCAGAAACACAGTTCCCGCTTACTATAGCTCC is a genomic window of Koleobacter methoxysyntrophicus containing:
- a CDS encoding ribonuclease H-like YkuK family protein, whose amino-acid sequence is MYFINPSTGRMTLDQVFENIISYIEEEPEYSYKLIIGTDSHVKDDICFVTAIIIHRVGKGARYYYRRTYQRKIKNLRQKIFTETSLSLEVVDIIKSKLDKTEYRDLDLEVHVDIGENGNTRELIREVVGWVIGSGYRVKIKPEASGATKVADKYTK
- the rsmA gene encoding 16S rRNA (adenine(1518)-N(6)/adenine(1519)-N(6))-dimethyltransferase RsmA gives rise to the protein MDSLKLTSPGVINKIVREYNFRFSKGLGQNFLADENILNKIINSAMLVPGDRVLEIGAGIGTLTREISSRAEKVVAVEIDKDLIPILEENLKGRENIQIINGDILKLNLRELEKIYFGGKPFKVIANLPYYITTPIIMTLLEEGLNLQLMVFTLQKEVAERLTASPGTKAYGALTVAVNYYCHCEIISTVSRNVFFPKPGVDSAIIRLKMRQTPPVEVTDPELFFDIIKTVFKYRRKTLLNALSKDSSIIGKKNRLESFLLSTGINPARRGETLSIEEFARISNGIKGCQLF
- a CDS encoding ubiquitin-like domain-containing protein, coding for MEDKPLIPETRQAGRRLKFSVLIAVVLLVLAGAAGICWLFRKDVTILDGNTVREVKTFKSDIKGVLHDAGIILGPKDEVVPSLNQSLKKGMEIKIIRAFPVKIRVDGGELSVMTTKNTVGDVLCEAGIEIGTEDRVEPSLDGATYPYMEIKVTRITYDYVTENQRIYYHLIKKKNDSLEKGITRVIQPGREGVKEVIYRVTYEDGVEVSREVISENVIKEHQDKIVEYGTIDTFTTSRGERVRFTKAYNMIATAYDAGYQSTGKTPDHPEYGITYTGMKVRRGVVAVDPKVIPLGTRLYVEGYGFAIAADTGSAIKGYRIDLYHDTYEEAMRYGRRKVKVYILADQD
- a CDS encoding TatD family nuclease-associated radical SAM protein, which encodes MIAYELDKKLYLNITNRCTNDCSFCIRNLGPGVGGYNLWLDREPTPREVIDAIGDPTEYEEIVFCGYGEPMIRLDLILEVAGYIKKFGVPVRIDTNGHANLIHGVNVPPKLKGLVDTISISLNAENAAKYQKICRPKYGEKTFESIIEFAKECTKYVPNVILSVVEIPGIDIERCRRIAGEIGARLRVRAYVK
- the grdB gene encoding glycine reductase complex selenoprotein B, which gives rise to MTIKVVHYLNQFFGQIGGEEKAGIRPEARDGKVGPGIALEAAFSGEGQIVGTVICGDSYFNENIEAAAGEVLELIKKYNPDIVVAGPAFNAGRYGMACGTVAKKVSEELKIPAVTGMFPENPGVELYKKDIYIVETSDSAAGMRRAIPVMAKLALKLAKGKEIGSPEEEGYIPRGIRKNFFHQIPGSKRAVDMLVAKLKGEHFATEYPMPNFDRVPPNPPVKDISKAKVALVTSGGIVPKTNPDKIEASSASKYGKYDITGVKDLTPDAFETAHGGYDPVYANQDPDRVLPVDVMRELEEEGMIGSLHNYYYATVGNGTSVANAKKFAADFSKELVKDGVQAVILTSTUGTCTRCGATMVKEIERAGIPVVHVCTIVPISLTVGANRIVPAVAIPHPLGNPQLSPKDEKELRRKLVLKALKALQTEVEGQTVFED
- the grdA gene encoding glycine/sarcosine/betaine reductase complex selenoprotein A is translated as MLKGKKVIIIGDRDGIPGPAIEECIKTTEAVPVYTTTECFVUTAAGAMDLENQKRVKELSEKYGPENVVVVLGGAEAESSGLAAETVTNGDPSFAGPLAGVQLGLRVYHIFEPEIKEEIDPDVYDEQVAMMEMVLDVDDIINEVKKYREQYSKY